One Delphinus delphis chromosome 3, mDelDel1.2, whole genome shotgun sequence genomic region harbors:
- the RPS14 gene encoding small ribosomal subunit protein uS11 isoform X1, which yields MAPRKGKEKKEEQVISLGPQVAEGENVFGVCHIFASFNDTFVHVTDLSGKETICRVTGGMKVKADRDESSPYAAMLAAQDVAQRCKELGITALHIKLRATGGNRTKTPGPGAQSALRALARSGMKIGRIEDVTPIPSDSTRRKGGRRGRRL from the exons ATGGCACCTcgcaaggggaaagaaaagaaggaagaacaggTCATCAGCCTTGGTCCTCAGGTGGCCGAAGGAGAAAATGTATTTGGTGTGTGCCACATTTTTGCGTCCTTCAATGACACTTTCGTCCATGTCACCGATCTTTCTGGCAA GGAAACCATCTGCCGTGTAACTGGTGGGATGAAGGTGAAGGCTGACCGAGATGAGTCATCTCCATATGCTGCCATGTTGGCTGCCCAGGATGTAGCCCAGAGGTGCAAGGAGCTGGGCATCACTGCCCTCCACATCAAACTCCGGGCCACAGGAGGAAATAG GACCAAGACTCCTGGACCAGGGGCCCAGTCAGCCCTTAGAGCCCTCGCCCGCTCAGGAATGAAGATTGGGCGGATTG aggATGTCACCCCCATCCCCTCCGACAGCACCCGCAGGAAGGGGGGTCGCCGTGGTCGCCGTCTGTGA
- the RPS14 gene encoding small ribosomal subunit protein uS11 isoform X2, which yields MAPRKGKEKKEEQVISLGPQVAEGENVFGVCHIFASFNDTFVHVTDLSGKETICRVTGGMKVKADRDESSPYAAMLAAQDVAQRCKELGITALHIKLRATGGNRVQAEQDTNCDPWCWGECVTKRPRLLDQGPSQPLEPSPAQE from the exons ATGGCACCTcgcaaggggaaagaaaagaaggaagaacaggTCATCAGCCTTGGTCCTCAGGTGGCCGAAGGAGAAAATGTATTTGGTGTGTGCCACATTTTTGCGTCCTTCAATGACACTTTCGTCCATGTCACCGATCTTTCTGGCAA GGAAACCATCTGCCGTGTAACTGGTGGGATGAAGGTGAAGGCTGACCGAGATGAGTCATCTCCATATGCTGCCATGTTGGCTGCCCAGGATGTAGCCCAGAGGTGCAAGGAGCTGGGCATCACTGCCCTCCACATCAAACTCCGGGCCACAGGAGGAAATAG GGTGCAGGCAGAGCAGGATACAAACTGTGACCCATGGTGCTGGGGGGAGTGTGTGACAAAAA GACCAAGACTCCTGGACCAGGGGCCCAGTCAGCCCTTAGAGCCCTCGCCCGCTCAGGAATGA